Sequence from the Candidatus Effluviviaceae Genus V sp. genome:
CTACATCATGGCCGTCGGCGAGGGCGATCTGGTCGAGTACTCGGTCGACTCGGCCAAGGCGTTCTACATCGCCGAGGCCGGGCAGCAGCGTGCCAGGTGCTGGCTCGAGGAGAAGGCCAATGACGGCCAGTATCCGGATGAAGCCTCGCTCGAGAGTGAGTACCTCGGTGAAGGGACCTACGACATCTCGTTAACGAAGGTCGCCGGGCTCTATCCGTGGCTCCTCGAGTACGAGGTGGTCACCAGGGGCACGGTCGACGGCGTCGCACGAGAGGTTGTGGCCCGTATCCGGAGGGAGACGTTTGCGCAGTACATCTACTTCGCGGGCAACCCGGCGGACATCTGGTTCACCACGGGCGACAGCCTCAACGGCCGGACGCACGTCAACGGCGAGATCAGGATCAGCGGCGATCCTTGGTTCGGCGGCAAGGTGACATCGACCGCCGATCAGATGGTCATCCAGGGCGGTAGCGACCCGACCTTCGAGGCCGGCTATGAGCTGGGTGTGAGCGAGATGGAACTCCCCAGCCTGAGCGAGCTCAGCCAGACCATCGTGCAGCAGGCGCAGCAGGACGGTGTCTTCCGGAGCGGTCTGAGGGGGAGGTCGGCGCGCTACGAGGTGACGCTCGGCATGTCAGACGGCTATTTGAGCTACCGTTCGTACGAGCGCCGGGGCTGGTGGGGGTACCAGTACTCCGACTGGACCCACGTGCGGATCGAGGACACGAACGGTGTCTTCGTCTTCGTCGACGAGGTGCACATCGAGGGAACACTCGACGGACAGGCCACCATCGCGTCCGGTGAGGACATGTACATCACGGACGACATCATCTACGAGGACTCGACGCCGGGGCAGGGCCCGAACCCCGGTGCCGACGATCTCCTGGGTCTGGTCTCAGCGAAGAACATCATCGTGGCGGACAACGCCGCCAACCGGAACGACTGCGAGATTCACGCTCACATGATGGCACTCGACGAGTCGTTCACCGTCGAGAACTACCAGTGGGGCGACCCGCGCGGGGACCTGACGGTCTACGGCGGATTCGCACAGAAGAGAATGGGGCCGATCGGCACCTTCTATCACGGCTACGGAATCACGTCTGGGTACAACAAGGACTACCACTTCGACCGGAACATGACGACCCAGTCGCCGCCGTCGTACCCGCAGACGGACGACTACATCGTCGTCGATTGGGAAGAACGCCCGGTCGACCAGAGTTGATTCCGCTCCAGGCACGGCACTCCCGCGGGTCGTCGCGGGCCTCGTGGAGATGCGCCGGTACTGCCAGGCATGAGAACACAAGGGGGCCAAGTGGCGGCTTCGGACCAGCAGAAGGAGACCAAGGTGTCGACGTCGAACGGCAGCGAACAGCTCTTCGGCGGCAAGCGCTTCGGCGAGCTCCTCATCGACGCGAACGTCATCGATGAGGCGGGACTCCAGAAGGCGCTGGAGCGGCAGCGGGCATCCGGGGAACGTCTCGGAGAAGCCCTGATCGGTCTCGGGCTCGCAGAGGAGTCCGACATCGTGAAGGCGCTCGCCAGCCAGCTCAGCATCGAGGTCCTCGAGCCCGAGAACGTCCCGACCATCGAGCCGGACGTCATCCTGACGATCCCCGAGTCGATGGCCAGGAAGCACCGCGCACTGGCCGTGGCGAAGGACGACGCCCGGCTGACGGTCGCCATGGCGGACCCGATGGACCTCATCGCCATCGACGACATTCGCGCGTCGACCGGCATGGAGCTCGAGCTCCAGGTCGCGCGCCGCGACGACATCGAGGAGGCCATCGCCACGGCCTACCGGAACGCGATGGCGACCCAGCATCTCGAGGACGCCATCGAGGGCGCCAGGCTGGAGCTCGGCACGCCGGAGGAGCAGAGCTTCGACGAGCTGACGGAGCAGGAACTCCGGAGCAAGGCCGAGGACGCGCCGATCGTTCGCCTCGTGAACCTCATTCTCGCGCAGGGCATGGCCGAGCGGGCGACCGACATCCACATCGAGCCTCTCGAGGACCGCACCCTGGTCCGGTACCGCGTGGACGGTGTGCTCTACGACAGCTCGACGCCGCCCAAGCGCTTCCACGAGGCCATCGTCGTCCGCATCAAGATCCTGTCGGACATGGACGTGGCCGAGCGCCGCGTCCCGCTCGATGGGCGGTTCACGGCCACGTTCGAGAACCGCGAGGTCGACGTCCGCGTGTCGACGCTGCCGACGATCTACGGCGAGAAGGTCGCGCTCCGTCTGCTGGACAAGTCCGGGTTCCAGGTGGACCTCTCCGATCTCGGGTTCGCCAGGGAGATGCTGCCCACCTTCCGGAACGCGCTTCGAAGGCCCTACGGCATGGTGCTCATCAGCGGGCCGACCGGCTCGGGAAAGAGCACGACGCTCTACTCAGGGATGAGCGAGCTCGACCGCGAAGCCAAGAACATCACGACGCTGGAGGATCCGGTCGAGTACCACCTCGAACGGATCAACCAGGTGAGCATCAACCGCAAGGCAGGCATGACCTTTGCAGGAGGATTGAGGTCACTGCTCCGACAGGACCCGGACATCATCATGATCGGCGAGATCCGGGACCAGGAAACGGCGGAGCTGGGCGTGCGAAGCGCGCTGACCGGGCACCTCGTGCTGAGCACCGTGCACGCGAACGACGCGCCGTCCACGGCAACCAGGCTCGTCGACATCGGAATCGCGCCCTATCTCGTCAGCAGCTCGGTCCACCTGGTCATGGCACAGAGGCTTGTCAGGATGATCTGTCCGCACTGCAAGGAGCCGTACGAGCCCGATCCGAAGGCGGTCGCCGCCATCGGTGAGGAGGCGCTCGAGGGTGTCGAGTTCGTCCACGGCGTCGGGTGCAAGCAGTGCCGAGGGCGCGGCTATCTGGGCAGGACCGGTGTCTACGAACTCCTCGAACTGAACCCGGAGCTCGGGAAGCTGATCACCGACGGGGTCTCCGCGGACGTTCTGAGGGAGAAGGCGCTCGAACAGGGTTTCGTCACGCTCAAGGACCACGTCATCCGGAAGGTCCGTGTCGGCATCACGACCCCCGAGGAGGCCGTCGGCGTCGTCATGAGCTAGTCGGCTCC
This genomic interval carries:
- a CDS encoding DUF4900 domain-containing protein, which codes for MKMERMRRTPATVLRKVIGNERGNALVTVVVIITAVLLVASALYIMAVGEGDLVEYSVDSAKAFYIAEAGQQRARCWLEEKANDGQYPDEASLESEYLGEGTYDISLTKVAGLYPWLLEYEVVTRGTVDGVAREVVARIRRETFAQYIYFAGNPADIWFTTGDSLNGRTHVNGEIRISGDPWFGGKVTSTADQMVIQGGSDPTFEAGYELGVSEMELPSLSELSQTIVQQAQQDGVFRSGLRGRSARYEVTLGMSDGYLSYRSYERRGWWGYQYSDWTHVRIEDTNGVFVFVDEVHIEGTLDGQATIASGEDMYITDDIIYEDSTPGQGPNPGADDLLGLVSAKNIIVADNAANRNDCEIHAHMMALDESFTVENYQWGDPRGDLTVYGGFAQKRMGPIGTFYHGYGITSGYNKDYHFDRNMTTQSPPSYPQTDDYIVVDWEERPVDQS